A single window of Streptomyces aquilus DNA harbors:
- a CDS encoding helix-turn-helix domain-containing protein, with protein sequence MIEFRFEVGDLATTSFAYSPLQEAVFSLRCLHDPARYPHHRPWLRRIRPRLDTLDHELLSALTAPWLWVPDCLMPRPDRARPAFADELVRLGATPPDLLDADFRAAYRHENALPPVVARGLAAPARFLERVVTALDAYWHTCLAPDWWPRLQSIMEADLAHQARVLAEQGAGALFAGLDRRLSWVDGQLLLSTDDFMLQAPWTDMSIAGRGLVLLPSLFARGAQPLIDPTRPPTIIYPARGRATLSEEPPPVTGDALVRLLGRPRARLLLLLAEPASTTELAHRLKVTPGAVSQHLTVLYDAGLLSRTRNGRVVRYARTELGDQLCR encoded by the coding sequence ATGATTGAGTTCCGCTTCGAGGTCGGTGACCTCGCCACCACCTCCTTCGCGTACTCCCCGCTCCAGGAGGCCGTGTTCTCGCTGCGCTGTCTGCACGACCCGGCCCGGTATCCCCATCACCGGCCCTGGCTGCGCCGCATCCGCCCGCGCCTGGACACGCTCGACCACGAGCTGCTCAGCGCGCTGACGGCCCCCTGGCTGTGGGTGCCGGACTGTCTGATGCCGCGCCCCGACCGGGCCCGCCCCGCCTTCGCCGACGAACTCGTACGGCTCGGCGCCACTCCGCCGGACCTGCTCGACGCCGACTTCCGGGCCGCCTACCGCCACGAGAACGCGCTGCCGCCGGTCGTCGCCCGCGGGCTCGCCGCGCCGGCCCGCTTCCTCGAACGCGTCGTCACGGCCCTCGACGCCTACTGGCACACCTGTCTGGCACCGGACTGGTGGCCCCGCTTGCAGAGCATCATGGAGGCCGACCTCGCCCACCAGGCCCGGGTGCTCGCCGAGCAGGGCGCCGGGGCGCTGTTCGCCGGACTCGACCGGCGGCTCAGCTGGGTGGACGGCCAACTGCTCCTGTCCACCGACGACTTCATGCTCCAGGCACCCTGGACCGACATGAGCATCGCCGGACGCGGACTGGTCCTGCTGCCGTCACTGTTCGCCCGTGGCGCCCAGCCCCTGATCGACCCCACCCGGCCGCCCACGATCATCTATCCGGCCCGGGGCAGGGCCACGCTCTCCGAGGAACCGCCGCCGGTCACCGGCGACGCCCTGGTCCGCCTCCTCGGCCGCCCCCGCGCCCGCCTCCTCCTGCTCCTCGCGGAACCGGCCTCGACGACCGAACTGGCCCACCGCCTGAAGGTGACGCCGGGCGCGGTGAGCCAGCACCTCACGGTGCTCTACGACGCGGGACTGCTCAGCAGGACGCGCAACGGAAGAGTCGTACGGTACGCGCGCACGGAGTTGGGCGACCAGCTCTGCCGTTAG
- a CDS encoding sirohydrochlorin chelatase gives MFRKPVLLVIAHGSRDPRHAATVHALVRRVRALRPDVRVETGFLDFNIPSVQGVLESLATEGVREVVALPLLLTRAFHAKADIPAVLRDAPPQLRIRQAEVLGPSPLLLSALERRLYEAGLTPADKSSTGVVLASAGSTDPEAIAVIADIAREWRHTGWCAVRPAFASAALPRTEDAVRELREMGCSRVAVAPYVLAPGFLPDRIARGAVDADVLGDVLGASAEVARVLVERYEAARRPVLAALGA, from the coding sequence TTGTTCAGGAAGCCCGTTCTTCTCGTCATCGCCCACGGCAGCCGCGATCCGCGGCACGCCGCGACGGTGCACGCCCTCGTCCGCCGGGTGCGCGCGCTGCGCCCGGACGTACGGGTGGAGACGGGCTTCCTGGACTTCAACATCCCGTCCGTACAGGGCGTGTTGGAGTCGCTGGCGACGGAGGGTGTACGCGAGGTCGTCGCCCTTCCCCTCCTGCTGACCCGCGCGTTCCACGCGAAGGCGGACATCCCGGCGGTACTGCGGGACGCGCCGCCGCAGCTGCGGATCCGGCAGGCCGAGGTGCTCGGCCCGTCGCCGCTGCTGCTGTCCGCGCTCGAACGGCGCCTGTACGAGGCGGGGTTGACGCCCGCCGACAAATCCTCGACCGGGGTCGTGCTGGCCTCGGCGGGGTCCACGGACCCGGAGGCGATCGCAGTGATCGCAGACATCGCGCGGGAGTGGCGGCACACCGGTTGGTGCGCCGTGCGACCTGCGTTCGCCTCCGCCGCACTGCCCCGGACCGAGGACGCGGTACGGGAGCTGAGGGAGATGGGCTGCTCCCGGGTGGCCGTCGCGCCGTACGTCCTCGCGCCCGGATTCCTGCCAGACCGGATCGCGCGAGGCGCGGTGGACGCGGATGTGCTGGGGGATGTGCTCGGGGCGTCCGCGGAGGTGGCGCGGGTGCTGGTGGAGCGGTACGAGGCGGCACGCCGGCCGGTGTTGGCCGCGCTCGGTGCCTAA
- a CDS encoding ABC transporter permease has product MASSDTKTARTDETRERSAGLEAGLDALETSATTRTPFSVTARTKILPPLVATAVVLVIWQGLISFNIVTDPTKLPSPGDVAAEFKDAWLEGKLLGYIWTSVERGLLGFLLALAIGTPLGLVVARVKFIRAAIGPVLSGLQSLPSVAWVPPAVLWLGLNNSMMYAVILLGAVPSIANGLVSGIDQVPPLFLRAGRTMGATGWRGAWHIVLPAALPGYLAGLKQGWAFSWRSLMAAEIIASSPDLGIGLGALLENGRNASSMPMIFEAIFLILFVGIAVDLLIFSPLERRVLRSRGLLVKG; this is encoded by the coding sequence ATGGCCAGCAGTGACACGAAGACGGCCCGGACGGACGAGACGCGGGAGCGGTCCGCCGGTCTGGAGGCCGGTCTGGACGCCCTGGAGACGTCGGCCACCACACGGACGCCGTTCTCCGTGACCGCCCGCACCAAGATCCTCCCGCCGCTCGTGGCGACGGCCGTGGTGCTGGTGATCTGGCAGGGGCTGATCTCCTTCAACATCGTCACCGACCCGACCAAGCTGCCCTCCCCCGGTGACGTGGCGGCCGAGTTCAAGGACGCCTGGCTGGAGGGCAAGCTCCTCGGCTACATCTGGACCAGCGTCGAGCGCGGTCTGCTCGGCTTCCTGCTGGCCCTGGCGATCGGCACCCCGCTGGGGCTGGTCGTGGCCCGGGTGAAGTTCATCCGGGCGGCCATCGGGCCCGTCCTCTCCGGCCTCCAGTCACTGCCGTCGGTGGCGTGGGTGCCGCCGGCCGTGCTGTGGCTGGGGCTGAACAACTCGATGATGTACGCGGTGATCCTGCTCGGCGCGGTCCCCTCCATCGCCAACGGTCTCGTCTCCGGCATCGACCAGGTGCCGCCGCTGTTCCTGCGGGCGGGCCGCACGATGGGCGCGACCGGCTGGAGGGGCGCCTGGCACATCGTGCTGCCGGCCGCGCTGCCCGGCTATCTCGCCGGTCTGAAGCAGGGCTGGGCGTTCTCCTGGCGCTCGCTGATGGCGGCCGAGATCATCGCCTCCTCGCCCGACCTGGGCATCGGACTCGGCGCGCTCCTGGAGAACGGCCGCAACGCCAGCTCCATGCCGATGATCTTCGAGGCGATCTTCCTGATCCTGTTCGTCGGCATCGCCGTCGACCTGCTGATCTTCAGCCCGCTGGAGCGGCGGGTGCTGCGCAGCCGCGGCCTGCTGGTGAAGGGGTAA
- a CDS encoding ABC transporter ATP-binding protein: MATAVAKAEQAESVEYAARIEHVSKSFGGPAGQQLVLDDITLDVAPGEFVTLLGASGCGKSTLLNLVAGLDDPSAGSIKTDGRPALMFQEHALFPWLTAGKNIELALKLGGVAKNDRRERAEELLELVRLKGSYGKRVHELSGGMRQRVALARALAQESRLLLMDEPFAALDAITRDVLHDELTRIWEETGLSVLFVTHNVREAVRLAQRVVLLSSRPGRIAREWTVAIPQPRRIEDAPVAELSLEITDQLRGEIRRHGQQ, translated from the coding sequence ATGGCCACCGCGGTTGCCAAGGCCGAGCAGGCCGAGTCAGTCGAGTACGCCGCCCGCATCGAGCACGTCTCGAAGTCCTTCGGCGGGCCCGCCGGGCAGCAGCTCGTCCTCGACGACATCACGCTCGATGTCGCGCCGGGCGAGTTCGTCACCCTCCTGGGGGCCTCGGGCTGTGGCAAGTCCACGCTGCTCAACCTGGTGGCGGGTCTCGACGACCCGAGCGCCGGCAGCATCAAGACCGACGGGCGTCCGGCTCTGATGTTCCAGGAGCACGCCCTGTTCCCGTGGCTGACCGCGGGCAAGAACATCGAACTCGCCCTGAAACTGGGTGGAGTCGCGAAGAACGACCGGCGCGAGCGCGCCGAGGAACTGCTCGAACTGGTCCGGCTCAAGGGCTCGTACGGCAAGCGGGTGCACGAGCTGTCCGGCGGTATGCGCCAGCGTGTGGCGCTCGCCCGGGCGCTGGCCCAGGAGAGCCGGCTGCTGCTCATGGACGAGCCGTTCGCGGCACTGGACGCGATCACGCGGGACGTGCTGCACGACGAACTGACCCGGATCTGGGAGGAGACGGGGCTGTCCGTCCTGTTCGTCACGCACAACGTGCGCGAGGCGGTGCGGCTCGCGCAGCGGGTCGTCCTGCTGTCGTCGCGCCCGGGCCGGATCGCCCGCGAGTGGACGGTCGCCATCCCGCAGCCGCGCCGCATCGAGGACGCCCCCGTGGCCGAACTGTCCCTTGAGATCACCGATCAACTGCGTGGGGAGATCCGCCGTCATGGCCAGCAGTGA
- a CDS encoding aliphatic sulfonate ABC transporter substrate-binding protein, with product MPATHAFRRTFAVIAALPLLTLAACGYGSDAKDDDTAKVAAGAKKIDGLDSVKIGYFGNLTHATALVANQKGYFQKELGATEAKYQVFNAGPSEIEALNSGSIDIGWIGPSPSINGYTKSKGTNLRIIGGSASGGVKLVVNPKKIKSLKDVKGKKIATPQLGNTQDVAFLNWIADQGWKVDAESGKGDVSVIRTDNKVTPDAYKAGSIDGAWVPEPTASKLVAEGAKVLLDESDLWPDKKFVITNIIVSQKFLKEHPKAVEAVLKASVETNKWINANPDEAKAAANKQLEADSGKALPAEVLDPAWKSIQFTNDPLASTLNTEAEHAVKAGLLEDPLLKGIYDLTLLNKVLKADGESTVDDAGLGVK from the coding sequence GTGCCTGCCACACACGCCTTCCGCCGCACCTTCGCGGTCATAGCCGCGCTCCCTCTCCTCACCCTCGCCGCCTGCGGCTACGGGTCCGACGCCAAGGACGACGACACCGCCAAGGTCGCCGCCGGCGCGAAGAAGATCGACGGACTCGACTCCGTCAAGATCGGCTACTTCGGCAACCTGACGCACGCCACCGCGCTGGTCGCCAACCAGAAGGGCTACTTCCAGAAGGAGCTCGGCGCCACGGAGGCGAAGTACCAGGTCTTCAACGCCGGCCCGTCCGAGATCGAGGCCCTCAACTCGGGCTCCATCGACATCGGGTGGATCGGCCCCTCCCCGTCGATCAACGGCTACACCAAGTCCAAGGGCACCAACCTGCGCATCATCGGCGGTTCGGCGTCCGGCGGTGTGAAGCTCGTCGTCAACCCCAAGAAGATCAAGTCCCTGAAGGACGTCAAGGGCAAGAAGATCGCCACCCCGCAGCTCGGCAACACGCAGGACGTGGCGTTCCTCAACTGGATCGCGGACCAGGGCTGGAAGGTCGACGCCGAGAGCGGCAAGGGCGACGTGTCGGTCATCCGCACCGACAACAAGGTCACCCCGGACGCCTACAAGGCCGGTTCCATCGACGGCGCCTGGGTGCCGGAGCCGACCGCGTCGAAGCTGGTCGCCGAGGGCGCGAAGGTGCTGCTCGACGAGTCCGACCTGTGGCCGGACAAGAAGTTCGTGATCACGAACATCATCGTGTCGCAGAAGTTCCTCAAGGAGCACCCGAAGGCGGTCGAGGCGGTCCTGAAGGCCTCCGTCGAGACCAACAAGTGGATCAACGCCAACCCGGACGAGGCGAAGGCGGCGGCGAACAAGCAGCTGGAGGCCGACTCCGGCAAGGCGCTGCCGGCCGAGGTCCTGGACCCGGCGTGGAAGTCCATCCAGTTCACCAACGACCCGCTGGCCTCCACCCTCAACACCGAGGCGGAGCACGCGGTGAAGGCCGGTCTGCTGGAGGACCCGCTGCTCAAGGGCATCTATGACCTCACGCTGCTGAACAAGGTCCTCAAGGCCGACGGCGAGAGCACGGTCGACGACGCCGGGCTCGGCGTCAAGTAA
- a CDS encoding sulfate adenylyltransferase subunit 1 yields the protein MSTTTSEALSETTLLRFATAGSVDDGKSTLVGRLLHDSKSVLTDQLEAVERASASRGQEGPDLALLTDGLRAEREQGITIDVAYRYFATAKRRFILADTPGHVQYTRNMVTGASTAELTVILIDARNGVVEQTRRHAALAALLRVPHVVLAVNKMDLVDYQESVFAAIAEEFTAYATELGVPEVTAIPISALAGDNVVEPSANMDWYGGPTVLEHLETVPVTHDLSHCHARLPVQYVIRPQTAEHPDYRGYAGQIAAGSFRVGEAVTVLPSGHASKIAAIDLLGEPVDIAWTTQSVTVLLEDDIDISRGDLIVPSKDAPPTTQDIEATVCHVADAPLTVGHRVLLKHGTRTVKAIVKDIPSRLTLDDLSLHPHPGQLVANDIGRVKIRTAEPLPVDSYADSRRTGSFILIDPSDGTTLTAGMVGESFASPEPVKDAAEDDGWDF from the coding sequence ATGAGCACGACCACTTCCGAGGCGCTCTCGGAGACGACCCTGCTGCGGTTCGCGACCGCGGGCTCCGTCGACGACGGCAAGTCCACCCTCGTCGGCCGGCTGCTGCACGACTCCAAGTCGGTCCTCACCGACCAGCTGGAGGCGGTCGAGCGTGCCTCCGCGTCGCGTGGCCAGGAAGGCCCCGACCTCGCGCTCCTCACGGACGGTCTGCGGGCCGAGCGCGAGCAGGGCATCACCATCGACGTGGCCTACCGCTACTTCGCCACGGCCAAGCGGCGGTTCATCCTCGCCGACACCCCCGGCCATGTGCAGTACACCCGCAACATGGTGACGGGTGCCTCCACGGCCGAGCTGACGGTGATCCTCATCGACGCCCGCAACGGCGTCGTCGAGCAGACCCGGCGGCACGCGGCGCTCGCGGCCCTGCTTCGCGTCCCGCACGTGGTCCTCGCGGTCAACAAGATGGACCTCGTCGACTACCAGGAGTCCGTGTTCGCCGCGATCGCCGAGGAGTTCACGGCGTACGCGACCGAGCTGGGCGTCCCCGAGGTCACCGCGATCCCGATCTCGGCGCTCGCCGGTGACAACGTGGTGGAGCCGTCCGCCAACATGGACTGGTACGGCGGCCCGACCGTCCTGGAGCACCTGGAGACGGTCCCGGTCACCCACGACCTGAGCCACTGCCACGCGCGCCTGCCCGTGCAGTACGTCATCCGCCCGCAGACCGCCGAGCACCCCGACTACCGGGGGTACGCCGGTCAGATCGCCGCCGGTTCCTTCCGCGTCGGCGAGGCCGTCACGGTGCTGCCCTCGGGTCACGCCTCGAAGATCGCCGCCATCGACCTGCTCGGCGAGCCGGTCGACATCGCCTGGACCACCCAGTCGGTGACCGTCCTCCTGGAGGACGACATCGACATCTCGCGCGGCGACCTCATCGTGCCCAGCAAGGACGCGCCGCCGACCACCCAGGACATCGAGGCGACGGTGTGCCACGTGGCCGACGCCCCGCTGACCGTCGGCCACCGGGTGCTGCTCAAGCACGGCACCCGCACGGTCAAGGCGATCGTCAAGGACATCCCGTCCCGTCTCACGCTCGACGACCTGTCCCTGCACCCGCACCCGGGACAGCTCGTCGCCAACGACATCGGCCGCGTGAAGATCCGCACCGCGGAACCGCTGCCGGTGGACTCCTACGCCGACTCGCGGCGCACGGGCTCGTTCATCCTGATCGACCCCAGCGACGGCACCACGCTCACCGCGGGCATGGTCGGCGAGTCGTTCGCGTCCCCCGAGCCCGTCAAGGACGCGGCCGAGGACGACGGGTGGGACTTCTGA
- the cysD gene encoding sulfate adenylyltransferase subunit CysD — MTTTVAAVTEGTQAPYALSHLDALESEAVHIFREVAGEFERPVILFSGGKDSIVMLHLALKAFAPAAIPFSLLHVDTGHNFPEVLEYRDRTVAQHGLRLHVASVQDYIDRGVLKERPDGTRNPLQTLPLTEKIQAEKFDAVFGGGRRDEEKARAKERVFSLRDEFSQWDPRRQRPELWNLYNGRHAPGEHVRVFPLSNWTELDVWQYIAREGIELPEIYFAHEREVFQRAGMWLTAGEWGGPKESETVEKRLVRYRTVGDMSCTGAVDSDAVTLEQVITEIAASRLTERGATRADDKMSEAAMEDRKREGYF; from the coding sequence ATGACGACGACCGTCGCGGCGGTGACGGAGGGCACCCAAGCTCCGTACGCCCTCTCGCACTTGGACGCGCTGGAGTCCGAGGCCGTGCACATCTTCCGTGAGGTGGCGGGTGAGTTCGAGCGGCCGGTGATCCTCTTCTCCGGCGGCAAGGACTCCATCGTCATGCTGCACCTGGCGCTGAAGGCGTTCGCCCCGGCGGCGATCCCGTTCTCGCTGCTGCACGTGGACACCGGGCACAACTTCCCCGAGGTCCTGGAGTACCGGGACCGCACCGTGGCCCAGCACGGGCTGCGGCTGCATGTCGCCTCCGTGCAGGACTACATCGACCGCGGTGTGCTCAAGGAGCGTCCGGACGGCACCCGTAACCCGCTCCAGACGCTGCCGCTGACCGAGAAGATCCAGGCGGAGAAGTTCGACGCGGTCTTCGGCGGCGGGCGACGGGACGAGGAGAAGGCGCGCGCGAAGGAGCGGGTGTTCTCGCTGCGGGACGAGTTCTCGCAGTGGGACCCGCGCCGGCAGCGGCCCGAGCTGTGGAACCTGTACAACGGGCGGCACGCCCCCGGCGAGCACGTCCGCGTCTTCCCGCTGTCCAACTGGACCGAGCTGGACGTCTGGCAGTACATCGCCCGCGAGGGCATCGAGCTGCCGGAGATCTACTTCGCGCACGAGCGTGAGGTGTTCCAGCGGGCCGGCATGTGGCTGACGGCCGGCGAGTGGGGCGGCCCGAAGGAGAGCGAGACCGTCGAGAAGCGTCTCGTGCGCTACCGCACGGTCGGCGACATGTCCTGCACCGGCGCCGTGGACTCGGACGCCGTGACGCTGGAGCAGGTCATCACGGAGATCGCCGCCTCCCGGCTCACCGAGCGCGGCGCGACCCGCGCCGACGACAAGATGTCCGAGGCCGCGATGGAAGACCGTAAGCGCGAGGGGTACTTCTAA
- the cysC gene encoding adenylyl-sulfate kinase: protein MTTTTQENQVTTGATVWLTGLPSAGKTTIAYELAGRLREEGHLVEVLDGDEIREFISAGLGFSREDRHTNVQRIGFLAELLARNGVKALVPVIAPYADSRDAVRKRHQEGGAAYIEVHVATPVEVCSERDVKGLYAKQAAGELTGLTGVDDPYEAPESPDLRIESQNQTVQESAAAVHALLTERGLA, encoded by the coding sequence ATGACGACGACAACTCAGGAGAACCAAGTGACGACCGGAGCCACCGTCTGGCTCACGGGTCTGCCGAGTGCCGGCAAGACCACCATCGCGTACGAGCTGGCCGGCCGGCTGCGCGAGGAGGGCCACCTCGTCGAGGTGCTCGACGGCGACGAGATCCGCGAGTTCATCTCCGCGGGCCTCGGCTTCAGCCGCGAGGACCGGCACACCAACGTGCAGCGCATCGGCTTCCTCGCCGAGCTGCTCGCCCGCAACGGCGTCAAGGCGCTTGTCCCGGTGATCGCGCCGTACGCGGACAGCCGTGACGCGGTGCGCAAGCGCCATCAGGAGGGCGGGGCCGCCTACATCGAGGTGCACGTGGCGACTCCGGTCGAGGTGTGCAGCGAGCGCGACGTGAAGGGGCTGTACGCCAAGCAGGCCGCGGGCGAGCTGACCGGGCTGACCGGCGTCGACGACCCGTACGAGGCGCCCGAGTCGCCCGATCTGCGGATCGAGTCGCAGAACCAGACCGTCCAGGAATCCGCGGCCGCGGTCCACGCGCTGCTCACCGAGAGGGGACTGGCATGA
- a CDS encoding phosphoadenylyl-sulfate reductase, with product MTAVQEDRTTDELKALAEQAGRDLEDASALEILQWAVDTFGKRFCVTSSMEDAVVAHLASRAMKGVDVVFLDTGYHFEETIGTRDAVEAVMDVNVITLTPRQTVAEQDAQYGPKLHDRDPDLCCKLRKVQPLEQGLTNYLAWATGLRRDESPTRANTPVVGWDEKRQKVKISPIARWTQDDVDAYVAEHGVLTNPLLMDGYASVGCAPCTRRVLEGEDARAGRWAGRGKTECGLHG from the coding sequence ATGACCGCGGTTCAGGAAGACCGTACGACCGACGAGCTCAAGGCCCTCGCCGAGCAGGCGGGCCGTGACCTGGAGGACGCCTCCGCCCTGGAGATCCTCCAGTGGGCGGTCGACACCTTCGGCAAGCGCTTCTGCGTGACCTCCTCGATGGAGGACGCGGTCGTCGCCCATCTCGCGTCCCGCGCGATGAAGGGTGTCGACGTCGTCTTCCTCGACACCGGTTACCACTTCGAGGAGACCATCGGCACCCGGGACGCGGTCGAGGCCGTGATGGACGTCAACGTCATCACGCTGACCCCGCGTCAGACGGTCGCCGAGCAGGACGCGCAGTACGGCCCCAAGCTGCACGACCGCGACCCGGACCTGTGCTGCAAGCTGCGCAAGGTCCAGCCCCTGGAGCAGGGCCTGACGAACTACCTGGCCTGGGCGACCGGCCTGCGCCGCGACGAGTCCCCGACCCGGGCGAACACCCCGGTCGTCGGCTGGGACGAGAAGCGGCAGAAGGTCAAGATCTCCCCGATCGCCCGCTGGACCCAGGACGACGTGGACGCGTACGTCGCCGAGCACGGCGTCCTCACCAACCCGCTGCTGATGGACGGTTACGCCTCCGTCGGCTGCGCCCCCTGCACCCGCCGGGTGCTGGAGGGCGAGGACGCGCGCGCCGGCCGCTGGGCCGGACGCGGCAAGACCGAGTGCGGGCTGCACGGATGA
- a CDS encoding nitrite/sulfite reductase: protein MAATPQNPAAATPRRKVSRHRGEGQWAAGHHTPLNGNEQFKKDDDGLNVRTRIETIYSKRGFDSIDPNDLRGRMRWWGLYTQRKPGIDGGKTAILEPEELDDKYFMLRVRIDGGRLTTQQLRVIGEISQEFARGSADITDRQNIQLHWIRIEDVPEIWNRLEAVGLSTTEACGDTPRVIIGSPVAGIAEDEIIDGTRAIDEIHERYIGSKEFSNLPRKFKTAISGSPLLDVVHEINDIAFVGVEHPEHGPGFDLWVGGGLSTNPKLGVRLGAWVPLEEVPEVWAGVVGIFRDWGYRRLRTRARLKFLVADWGPEKFRQVLEDDYLGRKLVDGPAPAEPSGRWRDHVGVHRQKDGRYYVGFAPRVGRVDGATLTKIAEAAEAHGSGRVRTTVEQKMIILDVEEAQVEPLVEALDALDLTAKPSSFRRGTMACTGIEYCKLAIVETKARGAALIDELERRIPDFDEPLTINLNGCPNACARIQVADIGLKGQLVLNDRGEQVEGYQVHLGGALGLEAGFGRKVRGLKVTSEELPDYVERVLKRFQAEREEGERFAAWASRASEEALS from the coding sequence ATGGCCGCCACCCCGCAGAACCCTGCCGCCGCGACTCCCCGCCGCAAGGTGAGCCGTCACCGCGGTGAGGGTCAGTGGGCCGCGGGGCACCACACCCCGCTGAACGGCAACGAGCAGTTCAAGAAGGACGACGACGGTCTCAATGTGCGGACACGCATTGAGACGATCTACTCCAAGCGCGGGTTCGACTCGATCGACCCCAACGACCTGCGCGGCCGGATGCGCTGGTGGGGGCTCTACACCCAGCGCAAGCCCGGGATCGACGGCGGCAAGACCGCGATCCTGGAGCCGGAGGAGCTGGACGACAAGTACTTCATGCTGCGGGTGCGGATCGACGGCGGACGCCTCACCACCCAGCAGCTGCGGGTGATCGGCGAGATCTCGCAGGAGTTCGCGCGGGGCAGCGCGGACATCACCGACCGGCAGAACATCCAGCTGCACTGGATCCGCATCGAGGACGTCCCGGAGATCTGGAACCGCCTGGAGGCGGTCGGGCTCTCCACGACCGAGGCCTGCGGTGACACCCCGCGCGTGATCATCGGCTCACCCGTCGCCGGGATCGCCGAGGACGAGATCATCGACGGCACCCGGGCCATCGACGAGATCCACGAGCGCTACATCGGCAGCAAGGAGTTCTCCAACCTGCCGCGCAAGTTCAAGACGGCGATCTCCGGCTCCCCGCTGCTGGACGTGGTCCACGAGATCAACGACATCGCCTTCGTCGGCGTCGAGCACCCCGAACACGGCCCCGGCTTCGACCTGTGGGTCGGCGGCGGCCTCTCCACCAACCCCAAGCTGGGCGTCCGGCTCGGCGCCTGGGTGCCGCTGGAGGAGGTCCCGGAGGTGTGGGCCGGTGTGGTCGGCATCTTCCGCGACTGGGGCTACCGCCGGCTGCGCACCCGCGCCCGGCTGAAGTTCCTCGTCGCCGACTGGGGCCCGGAGAAGTTCCGCCAGGTCCTGGAGGACGACTACCTGGGGCGCAAGCTGGTCGACGGCCCCGCCCCCGCCGAGCCCTCGGGCCGCTGGCGTGACCACGTCGGTGTGCACCGGCAGAAGGACGGCCGCTACTACGTCGGCTTCGCGCCGCGCGTCGGCCGGGTCGACGGCGCGACCCTCACGAAGATCGCCGAGGCCGCCGAGGCCCACGGCTCGGGCCGGGTCCGGACGACCGTCGAGCAGAAGATGATCATCCTCGATGTCGAGGAGGCGCAGGTAGAGCCGCTGGTCGAGGCGCTGGACGCGCTGGACCTGACGGCCAAGCCCTCCTCCTTCCGGCGCGGCACCATGGCCTGCACCGGCATCGAGTACTGCAAGCTCGCCATCGTCGAGACCAAGGCGCGCGGCGCCGCGCTGATCGACGAACTGGAGCGCCGTATCCCGGACTTCGACGAGCCGCTCACCATCAACCTCAACGGCTGCCCGAACGCCTGCGCCCGTATCCAGGTGGCGGACATCGGTCTCAAGGGCCAGCTGGTCCTCAACGACCGGGGCGAGCAGGTCGAGGGCTACCAGGTGCACCTGGGTGGCGCGCTGGGTCTGGAGGCCGGTTTCGGCCGCAAGGTCCGTGGCCTGAAGGTCACCTCCGAGGAACTGCCCGACTACGTCGAGCGGGTCCTGAAGCGGTTCCAGGCCGAGCGCGAGGAGGGCGAGCGGTTCGCCGCCTGGGCCTCGCGTGCCTCGGAGGAGGCGCTGTCGTGA
- a CDS encoding putative leader peptide has product MSGTGIALVSRRHVDLGRMSSAICPAR; this is encoded by the coding sequence ATGTCTGGAACTGGAATTGCCTTGGTGAGTCGGCGGCACGTCGACCTCGGCCGCATGTCCAGCGCCATCTGTCCGGCGCGCTGA